From Cryptosporangium phraense:
GCAGGAGGGTGAGCACTGAGCATCCAGCTGCCGGACTTCCCGTGGGACACGTTGGCGCCCTACGGGAAGCGGGCGAAGGAACACCCGGACGGCGTCGTCGACCTCTCGATCGGGACGCCGGTCGACCCGACCCCGCCGGTGGTGCGCGACGCGCTGATCGCGGCGGCGGACGCCCCGGGCTACCCGCTCACCGCGGGCACTCCGGCGCTGCGGGACGCGATGACGTCCTGGGTGGCTCAGCGGCTGGCCGCGTCCGCGGACGTCGGGGTGCTGCCGACGATCGGATCGAAAGAGGCCGTGGCCTGGCTGCCGACGCAGCTCGGGCTGGGTCCGTCCGACACCGTGATCTTCCCCGAGCTGGCCTACCCGACGTACGACGTGGGTATCCGGCTGGCCGGGGCCATCGGCGTGCGCTCCGACGCGACCGTGGCCGCCGGGCCGGGTAAGACCGCCGCGATCTGGGTGAACTCGCCGTCGAACCCCACCGGGCGGGTGCTCGGCGTTGCCCACCTGCGCAAGGTGGTGGCCTGGGCGCGCGAGCGGGGCGCGATCGTCATCTCCGACGAGTGCTACGTCGAGCTCGGCTGGGACGTCGAGCCGGTCTCCGTACTGGCCGACGAGGTGTGCGACGGCGACGTCACCGGGCTGCTCGCGGTGCACTCGCTCTCGAAGCGCTCGAATCTGGCCGGATACCGGGCCGGTTTCGTCGCCGGCGACCCGGCGATCGTCGAGCGGTTGCTGGCCGTGCGCAAGCACGGTGGGCTGATCGTGCCGGCACCGGTGCAGGCCGCGATGGTGGCGGCTCTGAGCGACACCGCCCACGTGGCCGAGCAGCGCGAGCGGTACGCCTCGCGACGGGAAGCGCTGCGCGAAGCGCTGGTGACCGCGGGCTTCCGGATCGACCACTCCGAGGCCGGCCTCTACCTCTGGGCCACTCGCGACGAGCCCTGCTGGGACACCGTGTCCTGGCTGGCCGACCGCGGGATCCTGGTCGCCCCGGGCGCGTTCTACGGCCCGGGGGGCTCCCACCACGTGCGGGTGGCGCTCACCGCGACCGACGAGCGCGTCGCGGCCGCGGCGAAGCGCCTAGTTGGCGTGTAGCGCCTCGTTCAGGCCGCCCCAGGAGCGGCCGGCGCGGGGCACGGCCTCCAGGGCTCCGGTCAGCGAGTTACGGCGGAGCAAGATCCCGTCGGCGCCGGACAGCGAGGCCGCCTTCACCACGGACCCGTCCGGGAGCGTCACCTTCGAGCCGGCCGTGACGTAGGTACCGGCCTCGACGACCGAGTCGTTGCCGAGCGGGATGCCCAGGCCCGAGTTCGCCCCGAGCAGGCACCGCTCGCCGATCGAGATCACGGTCGTGCCGCCGCCGGAGAGCGTCCCCATGATCGACGCGCCACCACCGACGTCGGACCCGTCGCCGACGACGACGCCGGCCGAGATCCGGCCCTCGACCATCGACGAGCCGAGCGTGCCCGCGTTGTAGTTGACGAAGCCCTCGTGCATGACCGTGGTGCCGGACGCGAGGTGCGCGCCGAGCCGCACCCGGTCGGCGTCGGCGATCCGGACGCCGGACGGGACCACGTAGTCGGTCATCCGCGGGAACTTGTCGACGCCGTAGACCTCGAAGTGGGTCTTTGCGGCTCGGGCCCGGGCCCGCACGTCTTCGACGGCGGCCACCGCGACCGGCCCGGCCGAGGTCCAGGCCACGTTGGCCAGTACTCCGAAGATGCCGGTCAGGTTCGCCCCGTGCGGCTTGACCAGCCGGTGCGAGAGCAGGTGCAGGCGCAGGTAGGCGTCCGCCGCGTCGACCGGGGCGTCGTCCAGGTCGGTGACCACCGAGATCGCGAAGACCTCGACGCCGCGCACTGGGTCAGGCCCAACCGCACCCGCTAGCTCGGAGCCGAGTACAGCCTCTCCCTGAGCCTTGTCCAGCCGCGCGACGCCGGGGCTTGTCCCTGATACCCCGGGTTCGCCCAGCCCCAACTTCCCGGCCGGGAACCACACGTCGAGAATCTGACCGTCGAACTCGGTCGCCAGGCCTACACCCCAGATGCTGCTCACGGGCCCACGTTAGCGTGGACCCATGACGCTGGACCTCGCCGGTGACCCGGTCGCCCTCACGACGACGCTGGTCGACTTCCGGTCGGAATCCGGTACCGAGCAACCGCTCGCCGACGAGGTCGAACGCGCGCTGGGCGCGCTGAACAGCCTGACCGTGGCCCGCGACGGCGACACGGTCGTGGCCCGCACCGACCTCGGCCGGTCCCACCGGATCATCCTGGCCGGCCACCTCGACACGGTGCCGATCGCCGGCAACGTCCCGTCCCGCCGCGACGGCGACCTGCTCTACGGCTGCGGCACGTCGGACATGAAGAGCGGACTCGCGGTCGCGCTGCACCTCGCCGCCACCGTGCCGGACCCGGCCTTCGACCTCACGGTCGTCGCGTACGACAACGAGGAGGTCGAGGCGTCCAAGAACGGGCTCGGACGGGTCAGCCGCAACCACCCGGAGTGGCTCGCGGCCGACTTCGCGGTGCTGCTCGAGCCCACCGACGGCACGGTCGAGGGCGGCTGCCAGGGCACGCTCAGGGCGCAGGTCACCACCCATGGCAAACGGGCGCACTCGGCCCGGAGCTGGCACGGGGTGAACGCCATCCACGGCGCCGCCGAGATCCTGAACCGCCTCACGGCGTACACCGCGCGGGAGATCGACATCGACGGCTGTCTCTACCGCGAGGGCCTCAACGCGGTCGGAATCTCCGGCGGGGTCGCCGGCAACGTCATCCCCGACCGCTGCGACGTCACGGTCAACTTCCGGTTCGCTCCCGACCGCACCGAGAAGGACGCCGAGGAGCACGTCCGGGAGGTGTTCGAGGGCTTCGAGGTGACGGTCACCGACTCGGCGCCGGGCGCGCTGCCGGGGTTGAGCTCGCCGGCCGCGGTGAGCTTCGTCGAGGCGCTGGATGTGCCGGTCCAGGCCAAACTGGGCTGGACCGACGTCGCCCGGTTCGCCACGCTCGGCGTCCCGGCGGTCAACTTCGGGCCCGGTGACCCGAACCTGGCCCACCAGGCCGGCGAGTACGTCGACGTCCGGAAGATCACGGACGCCGCAGCGGCACTTCGTCGCTACCTGACTGCCGGTTAGCAGTTCCCCCGACCGGGATACCGTGGCCAGCATGAGTAGTCCCGAGCACCAGCGAGGACCGGTCACGCTCCGCCGCAAGCAGGTGCCGTCGAGCACGACCGATCAGCGCCTGCTCGACAACAAGAGCGGCCGGGCCGACTTCATCCACAGCGACACCTGGCGGGTGCTCCGCATCCAGAGCGAGTTCGTCGAGGGCTTCGGCGCGCTGGCCGAGCTGGGTCCGGCGGTCAGCGTGTTCGGCTCGGCCCGGACGCCGGTCGACCACCCCGACTACGCGCTCGCCGAGCAGCTGGCCCGGGCGCTGGTCGAGGCCGGTTTCGCGGTGATCACCGGCGGCGGCCCGGGCACGATGGAGGCCGCCAACAAGGGCGCCAGCGAGGCCGGTGGGGTCAGCGTCGGGCTGGGCATCGAGCTGCCGTTCGAGCAGTCGATGAACAAGTGGGTCGACATCGGCGTCAACTTCCGGTACTTCTTCGCCCGCAAGACGATGTTCGTCAAATACGCCCAGGCGTTCTGCGTCCTGCCCGGCGGGTTCGGCACGCTCGACGAGCTGTTCGAGGCCCTCACGCTGGTGCAGACCCGCAAGGTCACCCGCTTCCCGGTCGTCCTGATCGGCACCCGGTACTGGGGCGGGCTCGTCGACTGGCTGCGCGAGACGATGCTCGCCGACGGCAAGATCTCCGAGCACGACCTCGACCTCATCCAGCTCACCGACGACATCGACGAGGCGGTCGCGGCCGTCCAGTCGGCCGAGAGCCTCGCCGCCGACCAGGCCACCGGCATCGACGAGGCCCCGGTGGAGGCCTGAGTGGCCGCGATCTGCGTCTACTGCGCGTCCTCGACGTCGATCCAGGCGTCGTACGTCGACCTGGCGTACGCGGCCGGCACCGAGCTGGCGGCGCGGGGCCACTCACTCGTCTCCGGCGGCGGACGCGTCTCGATGATGGGCGCGGTGGGGGTCGCGGCCCGGGCCGGGGGAGCACGCACGATCGGCGTCATCCCGGAGGCGCTGAGCAGCCGGGAGATTGCCGACTTCGACTCCGACGAGCTGATCGTCACGACCGGCATGCGCGAGCGCAAGGCCGCGATGGACGACCGCGCCGACGCGTTCCTCGGCCTCCCCGGCGGCATCGGCACGCTCGAAGAGGTGTTCGAGATCTGGACGTCCCGGTCGCTCGGCATGCACGCCAAACCCGTCGTGCTGCTCAACGTCGGCGGGTTCTACGACGGGCTGCTGAACTGGTTGCGCGAGCTCGCCGGCAGCGCGTTCGTGCGCCCGGAGGCCCTGGCCCTGCTGACCGTCGTCGATTCGGTGCCGGCCGCGTTCGACGCGATCGAGGACGGCCTCCGCCACGCGTCCGTGGTCGAGGCCGGGCCGTCCGCTCCGGTGCGTATCAAACCTGAATAAACGCGGACTTGCGGTAACTGGCTCCGACGCAACCGCCCGTTGTGGACGATGTCCCAGTGGGGTTACCGAACTCCGTTGCGCTGCGCCTGCTCGGCGCGGTGAGTCTGCGTACCCCGGAGTCCGAGCACCGGCTCGGGGGCCGGAAAATTCGGATCGTCCTGGCCGCGCTCGGTCTGCGGTTGAATCAGACCGTCCCGGTGTCCCAGCTCATTGCCGACGTCTGGGGTGAGGAGCATCCGGCGACCGCCCGGAACACGGCTCAGGTCTACCTCTCGGGGATTCGGCGGGCGCTGGAGACGACCGGTCACCCGTTCCGCCTCGACCGGCTGCCGGGCGGATACCGGCTGTCCGGGCGTCCCGAGCAGGTCGACTGGCTCCGGTTCGAACTGCTGGTCGGCCGGGCGCGCGCAACCGGCCGGAACGGTGACCACGAGGCCGCGCTCAGCGCGTTGACCGAGGCGCTCGCGCTCTGGGAGGGCGCGCCGCTCGCCGACATCAGCGAGACACCGCTGCACGCCGCCTTCGCGGCCGGAATGGACGGGGCGCACGTCGGGGCGCTCAGCGACCGGTTCGTGGCCGACCTGGCCCTCGGTACCCCCGGCCTCGTCGCGGAGCTCACCGAGCTGGTGCGCGCCCGTCCGCTCGACGAGCAGTTCACCCGGCATCTGATGCACGCCCTGCAGAACGACGGCCGGCGCGCCGAAGCGCTGACGGTCTATGCCGACTTCCGCGAGCGCCTGCTGCGCGAGCAGGGCGTCGAGCCCAGCGTCCGGCTGACCCGCCGCTACCAGGCGATCATCGCCGACGGTGCACCGGAACCGACCGCGGTCCGGTCGCCCGGTCCGGCTGTCGGCCGGTCCGCCGGTGGTGACTTCGTTGGACGTGACGCCGAGCTCGCACGCGTACTCGAGCTGCTCGCGGAGCCCGGCTTGGTGACGCTGACCGGGCCCCCGGGCGTCGGCAAGTCGCGCCTCGCCGCAGAAATCGCAGCGCGAGCCGGAGAAATGGGGCGTTTGCAGCCGCTGATGGTGCGGTTGGACGCGGTTTCGGACGCGGCCGACGTTCTCGCGGCGGTCGCCGATGCCTGCGGGCCGCAGCCGACCGCCGTAGGCCGCCGCTCCGCGCTCGAACGCATCCGGTATTCGCTGGTCGGGACCACTGCCCTGGTGGTGCTGGACAACTGTGAACACGTCGCGGCGGCCTGTGTCGAGCTGTGGGACGAGATCCTCTCCGACGGCACGGTCCGGGTGCTGGCGACGAGCACGCGGCCGTTGCACGCCCACGGCGAGGCGACGGTCCGGCTCGCCCCGCTTGCCGTCCCGCCGCCGGAGGCTGTGAAGGCCGCGCAGATCGCCGGTATCGAATCGGTGGAGTTGTTCTGCGCGCGGGCCCGCGCCCTTCGGCCGGCGTTCGTGCTCACGGACGATCTCGCGCCCGTGGTCAGCGAGATCTGCCGTCTCGTCGAGGGCATCCCGCTCTCGCTGGAGCTGGCCGGTAGCCGCACCCAGGTGCTCAGCCCGGCGGAGCTGGCTGAACGGCTGGGGGATCAGCTCCAGTTGCTCCGTGCGGTGCCGCGCCGGCCGGACGACCGGCACGATTCGCTGGTGTCCGCGGTCGCGGCGGCGGTGTCGCCCCTCGACGTCGCCGAACGGACGCTGTTCGCGCGGCTCGCGGTGTTCTGCGACTCGTTCACGCTCCGGGCGGCCGAAGCGGTGGCTCCGCCGGGCACGCCGGTGATCGACGTCCTGCACAGCCTGGTCGACGCGTCCCTGATCGTCGCCGACGTGTCGGGCCGGGAGAGCCGGTACCGGATGCTGGAGCCGGTGCGTCAGTTCGGCCGGTCGATCCTCGGGCCGGCCGAGGTCGCGGACGCCGACGAGCGTCGGACGGCGTACCTGCTCGACTTGGCGATGCGCGCGGCGGAGGCACACAGCGGCCCGGACCGAGTGGTGTGGCGGCGCCGCCTCGACGACATGCGTCAGGACTTCCGCCGGACGCTGGACGACGCGGTGCGGACCGGCCGCCTGGACGTGGCCCTGCCGCTGTCGGCCGCGCTCTGGTGGTGGTGGTCGAACGATCCGCAGGTCGGGTTGGAGTGGTACCGCCGGGTGCTGACCGTCGCCGGATCCGCGGCCGAACCGGCACCGTCCGACCTGCTACTCGCGGCCCAGCTGTCGGCCGCGGTGATCGCGTCGTACGTCGTGCTTCCGGAAGCGCTGAACTACGCCAGGGAGGCCGAGGCGACCGCGGATCGGCTGGCCGACGACGGCGGCCGGATGCGTGCCCTGCAGCACCAGGCGGACATCGCGCTGGAGCTGGGAGACCTCGATACCGCCCGGGACGCCGCCGACGAGGCCTGGCGGCTGGCCACGGACCTGGGCGATCCGTGGGCCACCGGGCGGTGCGGCTTGTCGGTCGCCTACAACCACCTGGCGGCCGGGGCCACCGAGGCCGCCGCGCGCTGGGCGACCGAGGCCGAACAGTGCTTCGCCCGGGCGGGCGACGACGGCGGTCGGGCCGACGCGCGGCTGCTGCTCGGCGAGGTACTGCTGGTCGGTGGCTCGGCGATCGAGGCGGAGGCCGTGCTCGACGACGTGCTCGGGGTCTTCCGCGGACACGAGAACGAGGAGCAGGTCGCTCGAGCGGCGGCGTTGCTGGCCGACGCCGTGTCCCGGCGCAGTGCTCGATCCGATGCGGCCGACCTGATGGAGGACGCGTTCGACCACCATGCCGAGATCGGGCATCCGTGGGCGATCGCCCACGACCTCGACGTGGCGGCGGCGATCTGCGCGGGTCAGAACGCGATGCGGAACGCTGCGGTGCTGCTCGGCGCGGCCGACGCCGTCCGGTCATCGGCCGGGGCGGTGACGACCCCGCACGACGACGCCCGGCGGAGCGGCGTGCTGGCAGCCTGCGAACGCGTGCTGGGACACCGCGGCGCGCGCGAGGCGATGCGGACGGGTGCGGGCAAGGACGTGTCGTCGGCGATCGGATATGCCCGCTCGGTGCTGCGCCGGCCGGCCGAGACGTCCGTCGCCTGAACGAGTTCTACGGGGGGTTGAAGACCCACTTGTTGGGGTCGGGGAGCGCCGACGCGGGAGCGGCGGCCACGCCTATCCCCACGGCGGCGGTGACCAGGACGACCAACGCGCGAAAGGCCAGCTTCCTCAGCGTTGCCATGACTCTCCATTCCAAGGCGGTCGGGTTCCGAGACTAAACGCGCTTCCGCCGCCTTTGGAACCCCGATCGCTTTTCAGGATTTCTTCAGAGTGCTTTCACGGTATCGGCGTGCGGCTTTAGAACATTTCAGGATGTGCGCTCGGATCTTTCGGTGCGGTCGGGAATGAATACGGTGAGTCTCGACCCACGAGAGGAGGTGAACACGATGCTGGATCTCGAACTGATCGAGTCGGCCGCGCTGGAGGCAGTTCCGCCCGTACTCGCCGGTGAGCTGTCCGACGACGCCCTGGAGCCGAGCGAGCGGACCGAGAACATCGCCTTCACGAGTTTTGCCTGAGCGAAGGAGTCTGCCGTGCTGGATCTGGAGTTGATCGGGGACGCCGAGCTCGTCCCGCTGTCGGCCGCGCTGGCCGAAGAAATCGCCGACGTGGATTCGATGCCGGGTGAGCGCTCGGAATCCATCGGATTCAACAGCTTTCTCTAGTCGTCAGGAGAATCGAATGCTGAACCTCGAGTTCATCGAAGACATTCTTCTGGACGAACTGCCGGACGTCCTGGCCGGCGAGCTGGCCGAGCTGGACGCACCGGTCGGCGACGAATGCAAGTCGATCGGTTTCGGAAACTTCGTCTGAGCGGTATCCGAGAAAGGAAAATCGAATGCTGAACCTCGAAGTCATCGACGACGTCCGACTCGACGAGCTGCCGGAGGGTCTGGCCGGCGAGCTGGTGGAGACCACTTCGACGCTCGGAGAGCAGACGAACATGGTCGCCTTCGGCAGCTTCGTCTGATCGCGAGGGAGGGCGAATGCTCGACCTCGACCGGATCGACGAGGTCTCCCTGGACGCGGTCCCGGAGGCAATCGCCGGCGAGCTGATCGATGCCGACGTCGCAGTGGGCGACGGCATGGACTGGATCGCCTGGAGCAGCTTCATCTGATCGGCATTCCCGGCCCGGGCAGCTGCCCGGGCCGGGACTCTTCGAGGGAGCGAAGATGGTTGCGATCGACCTGATGTCGCCGGCGCCCCGGCCGACCGGGGAATGGCCGACGGACCTCCTGGACGTCGACGGCCGGCTTCGGACCGGCTGGCGTCCGGAGCCGTTCACCGAGTTCGTCGTCAAAGTGCACAGCCGGTGCAACCTGGCCTGCGACTACTGCTACATGTACGAAATGGCCGACCAGAGCTGGCGGTCCCAGCCGGTCGTGATGTCCGAGCGCGTGATGAACCAGGTGTGCGAGCGGATCGCCGAACACGCGGCCGCCCACGATCTCCCCGCGGTCCAGGTCGTCCTGCACGGCGGCGAGCCGCTGCTGGCCGGTCCCTCGGCGATCCGCCGGTTCGTCCGCCGGGCCCGCGAGGTCGCCGGCCCGACCCGGGTCGGGTTCGGCGTCCAGACCAACGGCATCCTGCTCACGCCGGAGTTCCTCGACCTGTTCGGCGAGTACGACGTCCGGGTCGGCGTCAGCCTCGACGGTGACGAGGCCGGGCAGGACCGGCACCGCCGCTACACGAACGGGCGCGGTAGCTACGACCGCGTCGCGGCCGGGCTGCGCCTGCTGACCTCCGACGAGTACCGCCCGCTGTTCAGCGGCCTGCTCTGCACGGTCGACGTCGACAACGACCCGATCGCGACCTATCGGGAGATGGCCGGCTGGGCGCCGCCCAAGCTCGACTACCTGCTCCCGCACGGAAACTGGGAGACCCCGCCGCCGCGCCGGACCCCGGACCCGTCGTCGACGCCCTACGCCGACTGGCTCATCCCGATCTTCGACCACTGGTACGACGCTCCGCGCCCGGCGCCACGCGTCCGGATGTTCGGCGCGATCATGCGGACGCTGCTCGGCCGGGCGGTGGCGACCGAGCACGTAGGGCTCGCGCCGATCCGGCTGCTGGTGATCGAGACCGACGGGACGCTCCAGCAGGTCGACACACTCAAGAGCACTTATGCGGGCGCCCCGGAGACCGGCCTGAACGTCGCGGGCAACGCGCTCGACGACGCGCTGCTGCACCCGTCGATCGTCGCCAGGCAGATCGGCGTCGACGCCCTCGGCCCGACCTGCCGGGCCTGCTCCCTGCGCGACGTCTGCGGCGGCGGCGACTATCCGCACCGGTACCGGCCGAACTCCGGGTTCCGGCACCCGTCGGTGTACTGCCCGGACCTGATGCGGCTGATCACGCACGTCAAGAACCGGTTGGAATCCGACCTGCTGGCCGCACGAAAGGAGTCTCGATCATGAGCGCACCGACCCGACCCGCACCGGCTGACGGCCTGGCGACGGCTCTCGCGGACGGCAGCGAGCCCGCGGCGACCGTGAACCGGCTGTACTCCGGTCAGCTGCGGTTACGGACCGGCCGGCTCCGTGCGCTGGTCGCCCGGGCCGTCGCGCTCGACCCCGACGGCGCGCGCGACGCGTTCCTCGAGGAGAGCTACGCCGCACTCCGCGAGCTCCAGCAGACCCATCCCCGGGTCGTGACCGCGCTGCTGCTGTACCCGCACGTCGGCGCCTGGCTGGCCGAGAGCCTCCGGCGCCTCGACCCCGGCCGGCCCTCCGACGAGACCCCGGAGGCGCAGCTCGGCTACCTCTCCGCGCTGGTCGCGGCGGCCGTACTCCGTGCGGACGCCGAGCTGAGCGTGCCGTTGGCGATCGAGGAACCGGGCCGGGTCGTGCTGCCCGCGGTGGGGACCTGCCTGCTGCCGGCCGGGACGGCGTCCGCCTGGAGGTTGGCGGGACGGCGGATCACCGACGGCCAGCACGAGGTCGCACTCCCGGCGGACCTGTCCGCGGAGACGGACGAGTGGAAGCCGGTCCGGCGGTTGCGGTCCGACCACGGGAGCCCGATCGACGTCGCGTTCGACGAACAGGACCCGGCGCGCAGCTGCGGCCCGACGCTGACGCTCGCGCCCCGGGCCGACGCGGCCGAATGGGAGGCCTGGCAGCAGGCGTTCGACGAGGCCTGGGCCATGCTGCTGGCGGAGCAGCCCGGCTACGCGGAGGAGATCCGGGCCGGACTGCAGTGCCTCGTGCCGCTGGCCTCGCTGGGAGGCGGACGCAGCTCCAGCCTCACGGTCGGCGACGCGTTCGGCTCGGTCGTCACGACGCCGCCGGCGAACGGCGGTGCCCTGGCCCTGACACTCATCCACGAGACCCAGCACGGGAAGCTCTCGGCGCTGCTCGACCTCGAGCCGCTCTATCGAGCCGACTCCGACGACCGCTTCTACGCACCCTGGCGGGACGACCCGCGGCCGTTCGGAGCCGTGCTCCAGGGGGTCTACGCGCACCTCGGCGTGGCGAACTTCTGGCGGGTCCACCGCTGGGCCGCCGACGGCGACGACGCGACGCTCGCGCACATGGAGTTCACCCGGTGGCGGCAGCAGACCGAGGAGGCGGCGGCCGAACTCGCCCGGGCCGACGTCGTGACGGAATCCGGGCTGGCGTTCCTGGACGTGATCTCCGGGCGGCTGGCCGAGTGGGGCACCGAGCCGGTGCCCGGATCGGCCGACGAACTCGCGGCCGCGGCCCGGTTCGAGCACCGGATCGGCTGGCGGCTGCGGAACCTGGAACTGGACGCAGCCCGGCTCGCCGATGCGATCCGCCGCGAGCCGATCACCCCGCTGCCCGAGCCGGTCGCGGCGACCGCGAAGCAGTCCGGTCCGACCGGCGTGTGGAGCGCGCGGCTCCGGCTGATGTACGCCGGAGTCACCCAGCCCGACCTGTACGAACGTCTGCGCAGCGGCGAGCAGGCGCTGGACGTGGAGGCGTCCGACGCCGATCTGGCGTGCCTCGTCGGCGATTACGCGACGGCCGAACCGGCCTACGAGGCGCAGATCGCCGACGGCGGATCCTGGGAGGCGTGGGTCGGGCTCGTCCACTGTTATCCGCAGACCCGGCCGGGGCCGGCCGCCGAGTTCTTCCGGGCCCGACCCGAGGTGGTGGCCTCGGTGTACGAGGAGTTGGCCGGGCAGTTGCCGCCGTACGAGGTGGCCCGGAGGCTGGCGGTGCTGCTGCCGTGAACTCCTGGCGACGGGACTTCCATCTGCTCTGGACGGGGACGACGCTGACCCAGCTCGGCGGGTCGGGGTCGATCTTCGTCTACCCACTGCTGGCCCTGGCGCTGACCGGTTCTCCCGTGTTCGCGGGCTGGGTGGTGTGCGCGGGGATGGTGCCGGCGACGATCCTCTACCTGCCCGCCGGCGTCCTCGCCGACCGGCTCGACCGGCGGACGCTGTTGATCGTCAGCGCCGGTGTCCGCGGCGTGGCCGCGCTGACCCTGCCGCTGACGCTCGGGACCGGGCACGGATGGGCGTGGCTGCTGCCTTTGGTCGCGTTCGTCGACGGCACCTGTTCGACGGTGTACGCGACGACCGAGGCGTCGTTCGTCCCCCGACTGGTGCCACCGGACGCGCTCTCCGGGGCCATCGCCCGGAACGAGGCCCGGTTCCATCTGGCCACGCTGCTCGGGCGGCCCCTCGGTGGGTTGTTGTTCGGCCTGGCCCAGATCCTGCCGTTCGTGCTGAACGCGGTCTCCGGCGTAGCGGCGGCGGTGCTGGCCGCGCTCGTTCGCGGTCCGCGCGGTTCCACGCGCGGTGAGCTCTCGTTCGCGAGTATCCGGACCGACCTGCGGGACGGGCTGGTCTGGGTGGCCCGGCACCCGTTGATCCGGCTCTCGATCACCCACGACACGCTGCAGAACTTCCTCATGCAGGCGGTCGGGTTGACCGTGATCGCGCGGGCGGTCGGCGACGGTGTGCCGGGGTGGTTGATCGGCATCGCGATGGCGGCCGGTGGAGCGGGCGGCGTGCTCGGCGCCTGGGTCGCTCCGTCCACGCTGCGAGGGCGCAGCGTCCGCCAGGTGCTGGTCGCGGTGGCCTGGGGATGGGCGCTGTTCGCCGGCCTGGTGACCGCGTTGCCGCAGGCCGGGGCCCTGATCGGGGCGTTCGTGCTGTACGGGCTGGTCGCCGCCCACACGAACGTGGCGATGGTGAACTACCAGGCCCGGGAGGTGCCGCCGGAACTGCTCGGGCGGGTCGTGAGCGTCGATCGATTCCTGTCGATGGGGATGGTGCCGCTCGGTGCGCTGGTGGCCGGGTACGCGCTGCCGGCGATCGGCGCCGAGTGGACGCTGCTGGCGCTGGCCGCGGCCGGTGCGCTCTGGGCCGTGGTGCTGACCGTGGTGCTCCGCGGCCTGCCGGCCGGCGTCCCCGCGGTGCCGGCTCCGGCGGCGGCGGAACCCGTGCCCGCCTAGGCCAGCCCCCGACGCGTGAAGGCGGGCGGCCGGGTGCCGCGGATCGACGCGACCATGTCCAGGGTCCGGCGGGTCGCCCGGACGTCGTGGGCCCGGAACACCCGAGCCCCGAGCCAGGCGCTGACCGCGGTCGCGGCGAGCGTTCCCTCGAGGCGGTCGTCCACCGGCAGGTCGAGCGTCTCGCCGACGAAGTCCTTCCGGGAGAGCGCCACCAGCACCGGCCACCCGGTCGCGACCAGCGCCTCCAGCTCGCGGGTGAGCGTCAGCGAGTGCCAGGTGTTCTTGCCGAAGTCGTGCGCCGGGTCGATCAAGATGCCGTCGGCGCGGACGCCGGCCGCCACGGCGCCCTCGGCCAGCCGCGTCACCGTGCTCACGACGTCGGCCACGACGTCGGGAAACGTCGGACGGTGAGGACGGGAGCGGGGGGTCAGCCCACCGGCGTGGGAGCAGATGAGCGCGGCGCCAGTGTCGGCGGCGACCCGGGCCAGGCCCGGGTCGGCACCCGACCAGGTGTCGTTGAGCAGGTCGGCGCCGGCCTCGACGGCGGCCGCGCCGACCTCGGCGCGCCAGGTGTCGATGCTGATCACGAGCTCGGGGTGGCGGGCCCGGACCTCCCGGATCAACGGAACCGTCCGCCTGGCCTCCTCGGCCGCGTCCACGTCGGCGCCCGGGCCGGCCTTCACCCCGCCGATGTCGACGATGTCCGCGCCGTCGCGCACGGCCGCCTCCACGGCGGCCAGCGCGGCCTCGTCGGTGAACGTGGCGCCCCGGTCGTAGAACGAATCCGGTGTGCGGTTGACGATGGCCATGACCAGCAACTGGGTGTCGTCGTAGCGGTGGGCGCCGAGCCTGAGTGGCATGACGCCATTCTGCGCTGCCGGTGTGTTCCCCGCTTTGTGGGCGTCTGACCGCATGGGCGCGTGACACACGTGCCACGATGCGG
This genomic window contains:
- a CDS encoding TIGR00730 family Rossman fold protein; translated protein: MAAICVYCASSTSIQASYVDLAYAAGTELAARGHSLVSGGGRVSMMGAVGVAARAGGARTIGVIPEALSSREIADFDSDELIVTTGMRERKAAMDDRADAFLGLPGGIGTLEEVFEIWTSRSLGMHAKPVVLLNVGGFYDGLLNWLRELAGSAFVRPEALALLTVVDSVPAAFDAIEDGLRHASVVEAGPSAPVRIKPE
- a CDS encoding TIGR00730 family Rossman fold protein, giving the protein MSSPEHQRGPVTLRRKQVPSSTTDQRLLDNKSGRADFIHSDTWRVLRIQSEFVEGFGALAELGPAVSVFGSARTPVDHPDYALAEQLARALVEAGFAVITGGGPGTMEAANKGASEAGGVSVGLGIELPFEQSMNKWVDIGVNFRYFFARKTMFVKYAQAFCVLPGGFGTLDELFEALTLVQTRKVTRFPVVLIGTRYWGGLVDWLRETMLADGKISEHDLDLIQLTDDIDEAVAAVQSAESLAADQATGIDEAPVEA
- the dapD gene encoding 2,3,4,5-tetrahydropyridine-2,6-dicarboxylate N-succinyltransferase, coding for MSSIWGVGLATEFDGQILDVWFPAGKLGLGEPGVSGTSPGVARLDKAQGEAVLGSELAGAVGPDPVRGVEVFAISVVTDLDDAPVDAADAYLRLHLLSHRLVKPHGANLTGIFGVLANVAWTSAGPVAVAAVEDVRARARAAKTHFEVYGVDKFPRMTDYVVPSGVRIADADRVRLGAHLASGTTVMHEGFVNYNAGTLGSSMVEGRISAGVVVGDGSDVGGGASIMGTLSGGGTTVISIGERCLLGANSGLGIPLGNDSVVEAGTYVTAGSKVTLPDGSVVKAASLSGADGILLRRNSLTGALEAVPRAGRSWGGLNEALHAN
- the dapC gene encoding succinyldiaminopimelate transaminase, whose translation is MSIQLPDFPWDTLAPYGKRAKEHPDGVVDLSIGTPVDPTPPVVRDALIAAADAPGYPLTAGTPALRDAMTSWVAQRLAASADVGVLPTIGSKEAVAWLPTQLGLGPSDTVIFPELAYPTYDVGIRLAGAIGVRSDATVAAGPGKTAAIWVNSPSNPTGRVLGVAHLRKVVAWARERGAIVISDECYVELGWDVEPVSVLADEVCDGDVTGLLAVHSLSKRSNLAGYRAGFVAGDPAIVERLLAVRKHGGLIVPAPVQAAMVAALSDTAHVAEQRERYASRREALREALVTAGFRIDHSEAGLYLWATRDEPCWDTVSWLADRGILVAPGAFYGPGGSHHVRVALTATDERVAAAAKRLVGV
- the dapE gene encoding succinyl-diaminopimelate desuccinylase produces the protein MTLDLAGDPVALTTTLVDFRSESGTEQPLADEVERALGALNSLTVARDGDTVVARTDLGRSHRIILAGHLDTVPIAGNVPSRRDGDLLYGCGTSDMKSGLAVALHLAATVPDPAFDLTVVAYDNEEVEASKNGLGRVSRNHPEWLAADFAVLLEPTDGTVEGGCQGTLRAQVTTHGKRAHSARSWHGVNAIHGAAEILNRLTAYTAREIDIDGCLYREGLNAVGISGGVAGNVIPDRCDVTVNFRFAPDRTEKDAEEHVREVFEGFEVTVTDSAPGALPGLSSPAAVSFVEALDVPVQAKLGWTDVARFATLGVPAVNFGPGDPNLAHQAGEYVDVRKITDAAAALRRYLTAG